One segment of Apus apus isolate bApuApu2 chromosome 1, bApuApu2.pri.cur, whole genome shotgun sequence DNA contains the following:
- the SPRYD7 gene encoding SPRY domain-containing protein 7, whose protein sequence is MAASVFCCFSWCRDAGAGHIPLKEMPAVHLDTQRMGTDVVIVKNGRRICGTGGCLANAPLHQNKSYFEFKIQSTGIWGIGVATQKANLNQIPLGRDVHSLVMRNDGALYYNNEEKNRLPANSLPQEGDVVGITYDHVELNVYLNGKNMHCPASGIRGTVYPVVYVDDSAILDCQFSEFYHTPPPGFEKILFEQQIF, encoded by the exons ATGGCCGCCTCCgtcttctgctgcttctcctggtgCCGCGATGCCGGCGCCGGCCACATCCCGCTGAAGGAGATGCCGGCCGTGCATCTCGACACGCAGCGCATGG gaACAGATGTCGTTATTGTTAAAAATGGCAGAAGAATATGTGGCACAGGAGGCTGCTTAGCCAATGCACCTTTGCATCAGAACAAGAGCTATTTTGAGTTTAAAATCCAGTCCACAG GGATTTGGGGTATTGGAGTCGCAACCCAGAAAGCAAACTTAAATCAAATTCCACTTGGTCGAGATGTCCATAGCCTGGTGATGAGGAATGATGGAGCTCTCTACTATAACAACGAGGAGAAAAACAGACTCCCAGCAAACAGCCTTCCTCAGGAGGGTGATGTAGTG GGCATTACATATGACCATGTAGaattaaatgtatatttaaatgGGAAGAACATGCATTGTCCAGCTTCAGGAATCCGAGGGACTGTCTACCCAGTGGTCTATG TCGATGACAGTGCCATTCTGGATTGTCAGTTCAGTGAATTTTATCATACACCTCCACCAGGGTTTGAAAAGATCCTCTTTGAGCAGCAAATCTTCTGA